The Arachidicoccus terrestris genome includes the window TGCCTGTTGCTGGGAACGTTGTCTATTTCCAACAGCCTTGCGCAAGGAACTAATTCAGGAGATAAGTTTCCCGACGGCACACCTGTTCCTGCATGGTTCTCCGATGTCAGGGTGCCGGAACTCAGCGAACAGGGTAAACAGTATAATCTTTATGATAACGGCGTTCAGGACGACAGCACTATCGTCCAGACTGCAGAGATACAGGCAGTAATAGATAAGGCCGCTGCCGCCGGCGGGGGCGTTATCATACTGCCAAAAGGTATTGTGCTGACAGGATCCCTGTTTTTTAAACCCCATACGAAACTCTATATTGCCAAAGGAGCGACACTTAAAGGCAGCGATGATATTTCCGATTTTAAAGTGGTATCCACCAGAATAGAAGGTCAGACGGTCAAATATTTTGCCGCTATCATCAATGCTGATCATGTAGACGGCTTTTCTATTACCGGCGGCGGGACGGTTAACGGCAATGGGCTTCGCTACTGGAAAGCATTTTGGTTACGTCGCAAATGGAATCCCAAATGTACGAATATGGACGAGCAGAGGCCCAGGCTATTATTTGTCTCAAACAGCGATCATGTGCTGATCGCCAATGTAAATCTGCTTAACTCACCTTTTTGGACATCCCACTATTATAAATGTAACCATCTGAAAATATTGGGTGTCAACATTGCGGCAGGTACCAATAACGGCTTTATGGTGCGGGCGCCAAGTTCGGACGGCATCGATATTGATGTCTGTCAGAATGTGCTGGTGAAAGGATGTCATATTTCTGTAAACGATGACGGTCTTGTACTCAAAGGCGGTAAAGGTCCGGTGGCGGACAAGGATCCAAATAACGGCCCCAACAAAAACATCATTGTGGAGAACAACACGTTTATCAATTGCCCGTCACTTACGCTTGGCAGCGAATCTGTCTTTACACATAATGTGATCCTGCGTAACTGCGTTGTCAACGGAGGGCGCGTACTCTATCTAAAAATGCGTCCGGATACCCCGCAACAACATGATTATATTTCTGTTTACGGCATCACGGGTAGCCCCAGCAACTTTTTTGAAATCAGCGCCTGGAGGCAGTTCTTTGACTTAAAAGGGCATCAACCTCCGCATTCATCCGCCAGACATATCACCATTCGTGATTGTAATGTTTCATGTAAGACATTCATAAACATTGATTCTTCCGATCAATATACGCTCTCTGATTTTAAATTGGACGACCTGACTATCAAAAGCCCGGGTAAAACCTATACCCGGCCGGATTTTATTCAGGGACTTCAATTAGAAAATATTACTCTAAACGGTAAAAATTGGCCAGAGCAGTAAGGATGAAAAAGATGTTCGCCAGTGATTAGATGGTTCACCGCGCTATAGTAAAGAGATCTTCCTCGTATGTTGCGGGGCTGGTTCGCACCTGGAAATATAATTAAATTAAGAATGAGGCGTTTAATTACATTTTTATCTTTAGTTTACTTGTTGTCATGCGTTAGTGAGGTGGCAGCGCAAACACCCGTTACAAAAAAAGTGGGGGATTTGCCGGGCGGCATGCTCAGGGAAAGCGGTAATCGCAGGGCCATACGTCTCTTACAGTACCGACCGGAAGAGGGCGGTTTTGTATCTGTAAATGGGAAGAACCGGTTTACCAGAGCGCTATATGGAAGTCACTCGCTTTTCAGAATTGAAACCAGTGACCGGCCTGTTTTTGCAACTTATAACAAAAAGAATAATAAACATTTAAGTTTTAGGATTATTGCCGGCGATAAGACAATTGCGCTGGATTCAACTGACTATTGCAAATCTGTTTATTTTCCTGGTAAACGAATCTATGAACTAAAAGATAAGCGCCTGGGAACTTCAATGCTTAAGGTTGAGGTGAATGCCTTTTATGACACAGAAGGCGGCATATGGAAATTTGACGGGACCGGTTTGGCTTCAGGGGTGAAACTTGTTTGCCAGATCACTGAGATCCGGTCAAAGCATCTGAACCGAAATGGTGATATGGGTGCAGATCCTATTGATGCGTTTGAAGCTCCTTTACACCCTAAAGACCTCAAATCATTTGCAATTGCTTTAGGAAAAGAACCGGTATTTGTGGAATTTGAAAATTCAACATTAAAAATTGTTGACCATGAGAAAGGGCAAATGGATTTTGATAAAGCTGAACAGGCCAGAACAAAAC containing:
- a CDS encoding glycoside hydrolase family 28 protein, giving the protein MIMRKKLKIRRSGIFSLMTVCLLLGTLSISNSLAQGTNSGDKFPDGTPVPAWFSDVRVPELSEQGKQYNLYDNGVQDDSTIVQTAEIQAVIDKAAAAGGGVIILPKGIVLTGSLFFKPHTKLYIAKGATLKGSDDISDFKVVSTRIEGQTVKYFAAIINADHVDGFSITGGGTVNGNGLRYWKAFWLRRKWNPKCTNMDEQRPRLLFVSNSDHVLIANVNLLNSPFWTSHYYKCNHLKILGVNIAAGTNNGFMVRAPSSDGIDIDVCQNVLVKGCHISVNDDGLVLKGGKGPVADKDPNNGPNKNIIVENNTFINCPSLTLGSESVFTHNVILRNCVVNGGRVLYLKMRPDTPQQHDYISVYGITGSPSNFFEISAWRQFFDLKGHQPPHSSARHITIRDCNVSCKTFINIDSSDQYTLSDFKLDDLTIKSPGKTYTRPDFIQGLQLENITLNGKNWPEQ